A genomic stretch from Coregonus clupeaformis isolate EN_2021a chromosome 23, ASM2061545v1, whole genome shotgun sequence includes:
- the LOC121536359 gene encoding oligodendrocyte transcription factor 1-like, translating to MNVLPSPMVRAHQDQPLPLCSPGPHLQDLSSWCPPGLGAGHGNRLLATGGCMGPERPGKPPRELSPEEQQELRRKINSRERKRMQDLNVAMDALREVLVPHASSSPTSSSSSQGPHCHQQQLGAQPGHRLSKISTLVLARNYILLLGSSLQEMRRLLGEVGVGVGVHARPVPRLLLARGWPLLTGPNQLLLSPESLLTSASSSMCPLLPPGHLEGPMASVQWGSAGAPGGPLCPCGVCRLPRFSDPSPGHRFPK from the coding sequence ATGAACGTTCTACCTAGCCCCATGGTCAGGGCCCACCAGGAccagcctcttcctctctgctccccAGGCCCCCACCTCCAGGATCTCTCCtcctggtgtcccccagggctggGTGCTGGTCATGGGAACAGGCTGTTGGCCACGGGGGGCTGCATGGGGCCTGAGAGACCAGGAAAGCCCCCAAGGGAACTTAGCCCTGAGGAGCAGCAGGAGCTGAGGAGGAAGATCAACAGccgggagaggaagaggatgcaGGACCTGAACGTTGCCATGGATGCTCTGAGGGAGGTATTGGTGCCTCacgcctcctcctctcctacctcctcgtcctcctcccaaGGGCCACACTGCCACCAGCAGCAGCTAGGAGCCCAACCCGGACACAGGCTCTCCAAGATATCTACCTTGGTCCTTGCCCGTAACTACATCCTCCTCCTGGGCTCGTCTCTGCAGGAGATGCGTCGGCTCCTTGGGGAGGTGGGTGTCGGGGTGGGGGTTCACGCGAGGCCCGTCCCCAGGCTGCTCCTGGCCAGGGGGTGGCCCCTCCTTACCGGCCCCAATCAGCTACTCCTTTCCCCCGAATCTCTCCTgacctctgcctcctcctccatgtgTCCTCTTTTGCCCCCTGGCCACTTGGAGGGCCCCATGGCCTCGGTGCAGTGGGGCTCGGCTGGGGCTCCCGGGGGGCCACTATGCCCCTGTGGGGTGTGCAGGCTGCCCAGGTTCAGCGACCCCAGCCCTGGACACAGGTTCCCAAAGTGA